The following coding sequences are from one Pusillimonas sp. DMV24BSW_D window:
- the pnp gene encoding polyribonucleotide nucleotidyltransferase, producing the protein MFNKVTKSFQYGQHTVVMETGEIARQATGAVLVSVDDTVVLATVVAAKNAKPGQDFFPLTVDYVEKTYSVGRIPGGFFKREGRPSEKETLTSRLIDRPLRPLFPEGFYNEVQVIIHVLSVNPEVDPDIPAMIGASAALAISGIPFNGPIGAARVGYVDGDYVLNPTTSQLQVSGMNLVVAGTEAAVLMVESEAKELSEEVMLNGVMFGHEQMQAAINAIHDLVSEAGKPEWDWQAPARNEALITAVKAVAEEGLKEAYQIREKQVRTTRLREVYAEVKTKLEEHAAAKEAPVPDSVEVENILFDLESAIVRGQILAGEPRIDGRDTRTVRPISIRLGVLPRTHGSALFTRGETQALVISTLGTKQDEQIIDSVMGESRDRFMLHYNFPPFSTGETGRFGSPKRREIGHGRLAKRALIAALPAPEDFQYTIRIVSEITESNGSSSMASVCGGSLAMMDAGVPVKDHVAGVAMGLIKDGGKFAVLTDILGDEDHLGDMDFKVAGTQTGVTALQMDIKIQGITREIMQVALAQANEGRMHILGKMKEAIEGSRTELSEFAPRMLTVKINPEKIRDVIGKGGATIRALTEETGTNIDIGDDGTITISSADLDKAREAERRIKELTADVEVGQDYEGPVLRLLDFGAIVQVLPGRDGLLHISEIANYRINNINDVLKVGQVVKIKVIEADDKGRLRLSMKAIGGIEAQGGPTEPVPPAAPAAE; encoded by the coding sequence ATGTTTAATAAAGTGACCAAGTCGTTCCAGTACGGCCAACACACTGTTGTAATGGAAACCGGCGAGATTGCTCGCCAGGCAACAGGTGCCGTATTGGTATCAGTTGATGATACCGTGGTGCTGGCAACGGTTGTTGCCGCCAAAAATGCCAAGCCCGGGCAGGATTTTTTCCCGTTAACCGTCGATTACGTCGAAAAGACTTATTCGGTTGGTCGTATTCCCGGTGGGTTCTTTAAGCGCGAAGGCCGTCCTTCTGAAAAGGAAACGCTTACATCGCGCCTGATTGACCGCCCATTGCGCCCTTTGTTTCCGGAAGGTTTTTACAACGAAGTACAGGTCATTATTCATGTGCTGTCGGTGAATCCGGAAGTAGACCCCGACATTCCCGCCATGATTGGCGCTTCCGCCGCTTTGGCTATTTCGGGCATTCCGTTCAATGGGCCTATCGGCGCAGCGCGAGTGGGTTATGTCGACGGCGATTACGTTTTGAATCCCACCACTTCGCAGTTGCAGGTGTCGGGTATGAATCTGGTGGTTGCCGGTACGGAAGCGGCCGTACTCATGGTTGAATCCGAAGCGAAAGAGCTGTCGGAAGAGGTCATGTTGAATGGTGTGATGTTTGGTCACGAACAAATGCAAGCCGCCATCAATGCCATTCATGATTTGGTAAGCGAAGCAGGCAAGCCCGAGTGGGATTGGCAGGCACCGGCCCGCAACGAGGCTTTGATCACAGCAGTTAAAGCAGTTGCAGAAGAGGGTTTGAAAGAGGCTTATCAAATCCGCGAAAAGCAAGTGCGTACTACACGCCTGCGCGAGGTTTATGCTGAAGTAAAAACCAAACTTGAAGAGCATGCCGCGGCTAAAGAAGCACCTGTGCCCGATTCAGTGGAAGTTGAGAATATTCTGTTTGATCTGGAGTCGGCCATTGTGCGTGGGCAAATTTTGGCTGGGGAGCCCCGCATCGACGGGCGCGATACACGCACTGTTCGCCCCATCAGTATTCGTTTGGGTGTTTTGCCTCGTACTCACGGCAGTGCCTTGTTTACCCGCGGTGAAACCCAGGCGTTGGTGATCTCCACACTTGGTACCAAACAAGACGAACAGATTATTGATTCGGTAATGGGTGAAAGTCGCGATCGCTTCATGTTGCATTACAACTTTCCACCGTTCTCAACAGGTGAAACCGGCCGTTTCGGCTCGCCCAAACGTCGGGAAATTGGTCATGGCCGTTTGGCCAAGCGTGCCCTAATTGCTGCGTTGCCGGCCCCGGAAGATTTCCAGTACACCATCCGTATTGTGTCGGAAATTACCGAGTCTAATGGCTCGTCCTCTATGGCGTCCGTATGCGGTGGTTCGTTAGCCATGATGGATGCCGGTGTGCCGGTTAAAGATCACGTTGCCGGCGTGGCGATGGGTCTTATCAAAGACGGTGGCAAGTTTGCAGTGCTTACCGATATTCTGGGTGATGAAGATCACCTGGGCGATATGGATTTCAAGGTGGCCGGCACACAAACCGGTGTTACCGCACTGCAAATGGACATCAAGATTCAGGGTATTACCCGCGAAATCATGCAGGTTGCTTTGGCGCAGGCCAATGAAGGGCGTATGCATATTCTGGGTAAAATGAAAGAAGCCATTGAAGGGTCGCGTACCGAACTTTCCGAGTTTGCCCCGCGCATGCTTACGGTGAAAATCAACCCTGAAAAAATCCGCGACGTAATCGGTAAAGGTGGCGCCACCATTCGTGCGCTGACTGAAGAGACAGGTACTAATATCGACATCGGCGACGATGGCACTATTACCATTTCCAGCGCCGACCTCGACAAAGCCCGTGAAGCCGAGCGTCGTATCAAAGAGCTTACGGCCGACGTTGAAGTAGGGCAAGACTATGAAGGCCCGGTTCTGCGTTTGCTCGACTTCGGCGCCATTGTGCAGGTTTTGCCAGGCCGTGACGGTTTGCTTCATATTTCCGAAATTGCCAATTACCGTATCAACAATATCAATGATGTGTTGAAAGTAGGTCAGGTAGTGAAAATCAAAGTGATTGAAGCCGATGACAAAGGTCGTTTGCGTTTGTCCATGAAGGCGATCGGTGGTATCGAGGCACAAGGAGGTCCAACCGAGCCGGTTCCGCCCGCTGCCCCAGCCGCAGAATAA
- the ilvN gene encoding acetolactate synthase small subunit, producing MKHVISILIENEPGALSRVVGLFSARAYNIETLTVAPTEDTTLSRMTIVTTGSDEVIEQITKHLNRLIDVVKVVDLSEGPHIRRELMLIKVRAVGKEREEIKRMADIFRGHIVDVTDKAYTIELTGNQEKIEAFIGALDRSAILETVRTGVSGIGRGERVLKL from the coding sequence ATGAAACATGTCATTTCCATCCTTATTGAAAACGAACCCGGCGCATTGTCTCGTGTGGTGGGGCTTTTTTCGGCACGTGCCTATAACATTGAAACGTTAACAGTCGCGCCAACCGAAGACACTACGCTGTCGCGCATGACAATCGTCACGACGGGTTCCGATGAAGTTATCGAGCAAATTACCAAGCACCTGAATCGTCTTATCGATGTGGTGAAAGTGGTCGATCTTTCCGAAGGGCCGCATATTCGTCGCGAACTGATGCTGATCAAGGTTCGGGCTGTGGGTAAAGAGCGCGAGGAAATCAAGCGAATGGCCGACATTTTCCGCGGTCATATCGTCGATGTAACCGATAAGGCTTACACCATTGAACTGACCGGTAATCAGGAAAAAATTGAAGCCTTTATCGGTGCGCTCGACCGTAGTGCCATTCTGGAAACCGTCCGTACGGGCGTGTCCGGCATTGGTCGAGGCGAACGTGTTTTAAAATTGTAG
- a CDS encoding phosphatidylserine decarboxylase, protein MKKPPYPHPVIAREGWPFLAIAVVVAIVVTLWSPGVSVIFWLLALFVLQFFRDPERVAPDGEANVLSPADGRIVAVEETHDPYANRQALKISVFMNVFNVHSNRSPVNGTVESIAYFPGKFFNAALDKASLENERNAMVLKTDSGQTVTAVQVAGLVAKRILCYAKEGERLYSGQRYGFIRFGSRVDVYLPLGSRPRVAIGDKVSATSTVLAELSS, encoded by the coding sequence ATGAAAAAACCGCCTTACCCCCATCCTGTTATTGCTCGCGAAGGTTGGCCTTTTCTGGCCATCGCTGTTGTGGTTGCAATTGTGGTTACGCTTTGGTCACCAGGCGTATCAGTAATTTTCTGGCTGCTGGCCTTGTTTGTGCTGCAGTTTTTCCGTGATCCGGAGCGCGTGGCGCCCGATGGCGAAGCGAATGTGTTAAGCCCCGCCGACGGACGTATTGTGGCGGTTGAAGAAACGCACGACCCCTACGCCAATCGTCAGGCGCTGAAAATAAGCGTGTTCATGAATGTTTTCAATGTGCATTCAAATCGCTCTCCCGTAAATGGTACGGTGGAGTCGATTGCGTATTTCCCTGGCAAGTTTTTTAATGCTGCACTCGACAAAGCGTCGCTTGAAAACGAGCGTAACGCCATGGTACTTAAAACAGATTCCGGGCAAACTGTTACCGCAGTTCAAGTGGCCGGGTTGGTGGCAAAGCGGATTCTTTGCTACGCTAAGGAAGGTGAGCGCTTGTACAGCGGTCAACGTTATGGTTTTATCCGTTTTGGTTCCCGGGTCGATGTTTATTTGCCGCTGGGTTCACGGCCCCGGGTTGCAATCGGAGACAAGGTCAGCGCGACCAGTACAGTGCTGGCTGAACTTTCAAGTTAA
- a CDS encoding acetolactate synthase 3 catalytic subunit, producing the protein MELNGADIVVRCLAEQGVDHIFGYPGGAVLYIYDAIYKQDSFKHILVRHEQAAVHAADAYSRSSNKIGVALVTSGPGLTNAVTGIATAYMDSIPMVIISGQVPTAVIGEDAFQECDAVGITRPCVKHNFLVRDIKDLAETMRKAFYIAKTGRPGPVLVDIPKDITIATCKYTAQKGEVAMRSYMPVVKGHQGQIKKAVQMLLTAERPMIYSGGGVVLADAADELRQLVDLVGAPCTNTLMGLGAIASTDPRFVGMPGMHGTYEANMAMQNCDVLVAVGARFDDRVIGNPKHFAQNQRKIIHIDIDPSSISKRVKVDVPIVGNVKDVLQEFTNLYSQMAVAEDRTDPARIDPWWKQINTWRGKECLRYKSSDEVIKPQFVVEKLWEVTGGNAIVTSDVGQHQMWAAQYYGFKEPRQWINSGGLGTMGVGLPYAMGAQMANPGRDVAVITGEGSIQMNIQELSTCKQYHLSPKILCLNNRYLGMVRQWQQIDYGSRYSESYVDALPDFVKLVESYGHVGLLIDKPADVEPALREAFGKHKDRLVFLDFITDQTENVWPMVKAGRGLTEMLLGSEEL; encoded by the coding sequence ATGGAACTCAATGGCGCCGACATCGTAGTGCGCTGCCTGGCTGAACAAGGTGTTGATCACATATTCGGCTATCCCGGTGGTGCGGTACTTTACATCTACGACGCAATCTACAAGCAAGATAGCTTCAAGCATATTCTGGTTCGTCACGAACAGGCTGCTGTTCATGCGGCCGATGCGTACTCCCGTTCGTCCAATAAAATAGGCGTTGCGCTGGTCACCAGTGGGCCTGGCTTAACGAATGCTGTTACAGGCATTGCCACTGCATACATGGACTCCATCCCCATGGTGATCATTAGTGGTCAGGTGCCGACAGCGGTCATTGGTGAGGATGCCTTCCAAGAGTGTGATGCAGTGGGTATCACACGCCCCTGTGTCAAACACAACTTCCTGGTACGTGACATAAAAGACCTTGCCGAAACCATGCGCAAGGCGTTTTATATCGCCAAAACAGGGCGTCCCGGCCCCGTGTTGGTCGATATTCCCAAAGACATTACCATTGCGACCTGCAAGTACACTGCCCAAAAGGGCGAAGTGGCGATGCGCTCCTATATGCCGGTTGTGAAAGGGCATCAGGGGCAAATTAAAAAAGCCGTGCAAATGCTGCTGACGGCAGAGCGCCCCATGATTTATTCCGGTGGGGGTGTTGTGTTGGCCGATGCAGCTGATGAGCTGCGCCAATTGGTTGATTTGGTGGGCGCACCGTGTACCAACACTTTAATGGGCTTGGGTGCGATCGCATCCACCGACCCGCGTTTCGTGGGCATGCCCGGCATGCACGGTACTTACGAAGCCAATATGGCCATGCAGAACTGCGATGTGCTGGTCGCCGTCGGTGCGCGTTTCGACGACCGTGTTATTGGTAATCCCAAGCACTTTGCGCAAAACCAACGCAAAATCATTCATATCGACATCGACCCATCCTCCATTTCCAAGCGTGTCAAGGTCGATGTACCTATCGTTGGTAATGTTAAGGACGTTCTGCAGGAATTTACCAATCTTTATTCGCAAATGGCGGTGGCGGAAGACCGCACTGACCCGGCGCGTATTGATCCGTGGTGGAAGCAAATCAATACTTGGCGCGGCAAAGAATGCTTGCGCTATAAGTCGTCCGATGAGGTGATCAAACCTCAGTTTGTTGTTGAAAAGCTCTGGGAAGTGACGGGTGGCAATGCCATTGTCACGTCCGATGTCGGCCAGCATCAAATGTGGGCGGCGCAGTATTACGGCTTCAAAGAGCCGCGTCAGTGGATCAACTCCGGTGGCCTGGGCACCATGGGCGTGGGTTTGCCTTATGCCATGGGGGCGCAAATGGCCAACCCCGGGCGTGATGTGGCGGTGATTACGGGTGAAGGTTCCATTCAGATGAACATTCAGGAATTGTCCACCTGCAAACAATATCATTTGTCACCTAAAATTCTTTGCCTGAATAATCGTTATCTGGGCATGGTTCGCCAGTGGCAGCAAATTGATTACGGTTCGCGCTACTCGGAATCGTATGTCGATGCCTTGCCTGACTTCGTTAAATTGGTGGAAAGTTACGGCCACGTAGGTCTGCTTATTGATAAACCCGCCGACGTCGAACCGGCGTTGCGCGAAGCATTCGGCAAACATAAAGATCGTTTGGTGTTCCTTGATTTCATTACCGACCAAACGGAAAACGTTTGGCCGATGGTGAAAGCAGGTCGTGGCCTGACGGAAATGTTGCTGGGTTCAGAAGAGTTATAA
- the pssA gene encoding CDP-diacylglycerol--serine O-phosphatidyltransferase — translation MPNLSSDETRRRRSIYLLPNAFTTANLFAGFYGIVQAMNGRYEIAAIALFLALVFDGMDGRVARLTNTQSAFGEQYDSMADMTSFGIAPALIMYEWMLHDLGRWGWLAAFIYVVGAALRLARFNTNIAVVDKRFFQGLPSPAAAALVAGFMWLAVDNKFHLQDGAIAWIAFAVTVYAGVAMVTNLPFYSGKSFALGRSVPFWVILVLVAAFVFVSSDPPVVLFGLFVVYGLSGWGVLLWRLRKAKQLSFRRANEDQPPGNDAENR, via the coding sequence ATGCCTAATTTGTCTTCAGACGAAACCCGCCGACGCCGCAGTATTTATTTGCTGCCCAATGCATTCACAACGGCTAATTTGTTCGCCGGCTTTTATGGCATTGTGCAAGCCATGAATGGTCGCTATGAAATTGCTGCTATTGCGTTGTTTCTGGCTTTGGTGTTCGATGGCATGGACGGTCGCGTGGCCCGCCTCACCAATACGCAGTCTGCATTCGGTGAGCAATACGATTCCATGGCTGACATGACGTCGTTTGGTATTGCCCCTGCACTCATCATGTACGAATGGATGTTGCATGACCTTGGTCGATGGGGCTGGTTGGCTGCGTTTATTTATGTGGTCGGGGCGGCATTAAGGCTGGCACGGTTCAATACCAATATTGCGGTGGTCGACAAGCGTTTCTTCCAGGGGTTGCCTAGTCCGGCCGCTGCCGCTTTGGTGGCGGGTTTTATGTGGCTCGCCGTTGACAACAAGTTTCACTTGCAAGATGGCGCAATTGCCTGGATAGCTTTCGCGGTAACGGTCTATGCAGGTGTGGCCATGGTCACCAACTTGCCTTTCTACAGCGGCAAGAGTTTTGCGCTGGGTCGCAGTGTTCCGTTTTGGGTCATTTTGGTATTGGTAGCCGCGTTTGTGTTTGTCTCCAGCGATCCTCCGGTTGTCTTGTTCGGTTTATTTGTGGTGTATGGTTTGTCGGGTTGGGGCGTTTTGTTGTGGCGTTTGCGCAAGGCAAAGCAATTAAGCTTCAGGCGCGCTAACGAGGATCAGCCACCTGGCAACGACGCCGAAAATCGTTAG
- the rpsO gene encoding 30S ribosomal protein S15 gives MSVAEIKKSDIVSQFARKQGDTGSPEVQVALLTARINELTDHFKTHKKDHHSRRGLLRMVSRRRKLLDYLKSRNPDAYRTLIEKLGLRK, from the coding sequence ATGTCTGTAGCAGAAATCAAGAAGTCCGATATTGTTTCGCAGTTCGCGCGCAAGCAGGGCGACACCGGTTCTCCGGAAGTTCAGGTGGCATTGCTCACCGCTCGCATCAACGAACTGACCGACCACTTCAAAACGCATAAAAAAGACCACCATTCGCGTCGCGGTTTATTGCGCATGGTTAGTCGCCGTCGCAAATTGCTCGATTACCTAAAGAGCCGTAATCCCGACGCTTACCGCACGCTTATTGAAAAGCTTGGCTTGCGTAAGTGA
- a CDS encoding FUSC family protein, with the protein MASTLPQLQRFFYSHYFLGGLRQATGVIIPALFLSFFFQQYGMAMVAAIGAACVAVIDQPGSPRRYSFNNMIGAVLLGTLTTAVTGLSTTHPILLWFVIPTLCFIFSMFTVYGRQGGLMGFACLFIMTLTMRQPLETHEVLIHTLSSFGGGVFYFAFSAFIHRVFWHREERQALSVALFSTADYIEARSRLYDVNHDLEESYRQLMRTQSAMTDTQQAARNTVLRELPTGQSRSDQQRYTALNIFIDMVALLDTLVATQTDYATLQRTLATSDVLIFARDALRKLANNTRQIALDVARHKPVTERSSVKAEIRAIEYELELYRQNGFAQGNAEVYTLLVQVLRRLRNAARIVERMTEHTHARRASSLVDTRLNKTLGRFLTHNELRLGMITSNLRLDSPSFRYAVRVTIAAIIALAIDHGLTLLLQMSGRDPGFTIHGYWIILTTIIVLKPGYALTRQRNLLRLLGTFIGCLLALIILNLNPHIDIYFFILVVACVLGYSMLQLNFMASATFNTLCILLAFNLTAPASTFLIGERLVDTVIGSLVALGCSYILPWWEHNFMGSLAKAARTANHRFYRTGLQYADLNRTLVGIENQTVNSSIAKDLDVATLTQQVHEADVNWRLARKNAYIALGNLTSAFYRMMAEPTRCQKNVPEVNHLLIQNHLLASQISAAIPLLAQLPEIPTGIQQSLDAIDALLEDRNVPIPVSIETEGDLAALAYPIRQMSRAAQLIHQEMQVFEKPQSGPQAILA; encoded by the coding sequence ATGGCTTCCACCCTCCCCCAACTGCAGCGTTTTTTTTACAGCCACTATTTTCTTGGCGGACTGCGCCAGGCAACCGGCGTCATTATTCCGGCACTGTTTCTAAGTTTTTTTTTCCAACAATACGGCATGGCAATGGTGGCTGCTATCGGCGCCGCCTGCGTTGCCGTTATCGATCAACCAGGCAGCCCGCGCCGCTATAGCTTCAACAACATGATCGGCGCAGTCTTGCTTGGAACACTGACCACTGCCGTTACCGGATTAAGTACGACACACCCGATTCTGCTCTGGTTTGTCATCCCCACCCTGTGTTTCATTTTTTCAATGTTTACTGTGTACGGCCGCCAGGGTGGTCTGATGGGATTTGCCTGCCTGTTCATCATGACGCTGACAATGCGTCAGCCCCTGGAAACACATGAAGTCCTTATCCATACATTAAGCTCATTCGGTGGCGGCGTTTTTTACTTTGCATTCAGCGCTTTTATTCACCGTGTTTTCTGGCATCGGGAAGAGCGGCAAGCACTTTCAGTTGCCCTTTTTTCCACCGCCGACTACATCGAAGCGCGATCACGCTTATACGACGTCAATCACGACCTGGAAGAAAGTTACCGCCAATTGATGCGCACACAATCGGCCATGACCGATACGCAACAAGCCGCCCGAAACACCGTATTACGCGAGCTCCCCACCGGTCAGTCACGCTCCGATCAGCAACGTTACACCGCATTGAATATATTCATTGATATGGTCGCGCTGCTTGACACCCTGGTGGCAACGCAAACCGACTATGCAACCTTGCAACGCACCCTGGCTACCAGCGATGTTCTCATTTTTGCTCGGGATGCTCTGCGCAAACTGGCCAACAACACGCGTCAAATTGCTCTCGATGTTGCCCGCCACAAACCCGTCACGGAACGCAGCAGTGTTAAGGCGGAAATACGGGCTATTGAATACGAGCTGGAGCTATATCGACAAAATGGTTTTGCTCAAGGCAACGCTGAGGTCTATACACTTTTGGTTCAAGTGCTGCGCCGTTTACGTAACGCGGCGCGCATTGTGGAACGCATGACGGAACACACCCACGCACGGCGGGCGTCTTCTTTGGTTGATACCCGTCTTAATAAAACCCTGGGCCGCTTCCTGACACACAATGAGTTGCGCCTTGGCATGATCACCAGCAACCTGCGGCTGGACTCTCCCAGTTTTCGTTATGCGGTTCGAGTCACCATTGCCGCAATCATCGCACTGGCGATCGACCACGGTTTAACCCTGCTACTTCAGATGTCAGGGCGCGATCCCGGTTTCACGATACATGGCTACTGGATTATTCTGACGACCATTATTGTGCTCAAGCCAGGGTACGCCCTGACACGACAACGCAACCTGCTTCGTTTGCTGGGTACTTTCATAGGCTGCCTGCTGGCGCTGATTATTCTGAACCTCAACCCGCATATCGACATTTATTTCTTTATCCTGGTTGTCGCGTGCGTATTGGGGTACAGCATGCTTCAGCTTAACTTTATGGCCTCGGCGACCTTCAATACCCTGTGTATCCTGCTGGCTTTCAATTTAACCGCTCCGGCGTCAACCTTCCTTATTGGCGAACGCTTGGTTGATACGGTAATCGGCAGCCTGGTCGCCCTGGGGTGCAGCTACATTCTGCCTTGGTGGGAACACAATTTCATGGGTTCGCTGGCTAAAGCGGCACGTACAGCCAACCATCGCTTCTACCGCACCGGGCTGCAGTATGCCGACTTAAACCGCACGCTTGTAGGCATCGAAAATCAAACAGTCAATTCCTCGATCGCAAAAGACCTTGATGTTGCAACGCTCACCCAGCAAGTCCATGAGGCCGACGTCAATTGGCGCCTGGCTCGCAAGAACGCTTACATTGCGCTGGGTAACCTAACGTCGGCGTTTTACCGAATGATGGCGGAACCCACTCGGTGTCAGAAGAATGTTCCCGAGGTCAACCACCTACTCATCCAGAATCACTTGCTGGCATCGCAAATCAGTGCTGCGATTCCACTATTGGCGCAACTGCCCGAGATTCCAACAGGCATCCAACAGTCGCTCGACGCCATCGACGCATTATTGGAAGACCGTAATGTACCGATTCCAGTGAGCATTGAAACTGAAGGAGATTTGGCGGCGCTAGCCTACCCGATTCGGCAAATGAGCCGCGCCGCACAATTGATTCACCAGGAAATGCAAGTCTTCGAAAAGCCGCAAAGCGGGCCACAAGCTATACTTGCCTAG
- the ilvC gene encoding ketol-acid reductoisomerase — protein sequence MKVFYDKDCDLSLVKGKQVAIIGYGSQGHAHALNLHESGVNVVVGLRKSGASWSKAENAGLKVAEVADAVKSADVVMILLPDENIAQVYKDHVDANLKSGAVLAFAHGFNVHYGQVQPRADVDVIMVAPKAPGHTVRGTYSQGGGVPALVAVHQDKSGAARDIALSYACAIGSGRAGIIETNFREETETDLFGEQAVLCGGTVELIKAGFETLVEAGYAPEMAYFECLHELKLIVDLIYEGGIANMNYSISNNAEYGEYVTGPRIVTEETKNAMRQVLRDIQTGDYAKSFILENQAGAPTILSRRRLNAESQIEQVGGKLRAMMPWIAANKLVDQSKN from the coding sequence ATGAAAGTTTTTTACGACAAAGATTGTGACCTCTCGCTGGTGAAAGGTAAACAGGTTGCCATCATCGGTTATGGTTCGCAGGGTCACGCCCATGCGCTTAATCTGCATGAGTCCGGCGTGAATGTCGTGGTGGGTTTGCGTAAAAGCGGTGCGTCATGGTCGAAAGCGGAAAACGCCGGCCTGAAAGTGGCTGAAGTGGCCGACGCGGTAAAAAGTGCCGATGTTGTCATGATTCTGTTGCCCGATGAAAATATTGCTCAGGTATATAAAGATCACGTCGACGCGAACCTGAAGTCGGGTGCTGTGTTGGCGTTTGCTCACGGCTTCAACGTCCATTATGGTCAGGTTCAGCCGCGTGCCGACGTCGACGTCATCATGGTTGCGCCCAAGGCACCGGGCCATACCGTTCGCGGCACTTATAGCCAAGGCGGCGGTGTTCCCGCGTTGGTGGCGGTTCATCAAGACAAATCCGGCGCCGCACGCGATATCGCGCTTTCGTACGCTTGCGCCATTGGTAGCGGCCGTGCCGGTATCATTGAAACCAACTTCCGTGAAGAAACCGAAACCGATTTGTTCGGCGAGCAGGCCGTTCTGTGCGGTGGTACCGTTGAACTGATCAAGGCTGGCTTTGAAACACTGGTTGAAGCCGGTTATGCACCTGAAATGGCATATTTCGAGTGCCTGCACGAGCTGAAACTGATTGTCGACCTGATCTACGAAGGCGGCATTGCCAACATGAACTACTCGATCTCCAACAATGCAGAGTACGGTGAATATGTCACCGGCCCCCGCATTGTTACGGAAGAGACCAAAAATGCTATGCGTCAGGTTCTGCGTGATATTCAAACAGGTGATTACGCCAAGAGCTTCATCCTTGAAAATCAGGCCGGGGCGCCCACCATTCTTTCGCGTCGTCGTTTGAACGCCGAGTCTCAAATTGAGCAGGTCGGTGGCAAGTTGCGTGCAATGATGCCTTGGATTGCGGCCAACAAATTGGTTGATCAATCCAAGAACTAA